The genomic DNA AAATGAGAGCAAAAAAACACTACAATAGAGAATTTTGTCTGAATCGGTAAGTTGTTCTCAAATTCACTAAGAACCGATACAATTAGATTTGAACCGGTCCGGTTATCTCAAAGCTTAGACGCATTACCCTCCACAGCGATTTTAGTAAGCTCCCGACGCAGAATCTTGCCAGCAGGATTTTTTGGGATTGCGTTAATGAAACCAACTCGTCTTACCTTCTTGTACGGAGCAACCTACACAAgaagcaaaccaaaaaacatCAACTCTCTAAGTGTTCTGTTCTTTTTACATATAtagcaagaagaagaacaatactACTAAGgaataaagaaatataatataaccaACAACATTCTAGAGGAACGACGAGCGCATTACTTGTTTAGCTACGAAATCAACGACTTGGGCCTCGTTGAGACTGCTTCCTGGTTTTCTCACTATGAAAGCCATTGGAATCTCTCCTGCATCCTCGTCAGGGAACCTTTGAATTGATAAGTGCCATGTCAGTATCAGAACACACATTTCAACaagttacaaaaatttgaaaaagtcTTAAAAAGACTCACGGAACAACTGCAGCATCAACCACATCTGGATTCGAGTGAAGAATCTGCTCCAACTCTACTGGTGGAACCTATAAGATGATGATActtttgattaatataataaaCCCCAACTCCAAATACTACTCTCTTCTTCTAACTCGTATACTTCACCTGATAAGCCTTGTATTTGATTAGCTCCTTTAGCCTATcaacaatatatagaaaacctTCCGAATCAAAATAACAGAGATCGCCAGTCTTTAACCACCCTTCTTCATCTACTGTCTCCGCACTCGCTTTCTCGTTTCCCACATAACCTGTGCCCATCAATCACAAGAATGATCAAAATCTTGATGAAGACATTAGACTCCAAAAAATCATGAGTACTAGACTTTTGCATGTTCCTCAACTATTTCATATGTTTTATGGATACCTTTCATGATGATTGGTCCTCGGATCCAGAGTTCACCGTTTTTTCCCGGTGGCAAGGCTTCTCCGGTAGATGGATCAACAATTTTAGCTTCTAAATTCTCAGAGATGCGACCAACAGAGCCATATTTGATCGTCTCTTCAGGTCCAAACGTTGATGCCACTGGCCCCGTGCTCTCTGTCAAGCCATAACCCTGTGACACATCACCAGAACCAAAAATCTTGAGGGCAAAACTAGATTCCAAGAATCATAAAAATGCCATTCTTATATGCAAAAGTCATGAATGTAGCTTTAATACTACTAGTCACCTGTACAATTTCAACGTCTGGGAATTTCTGGATGAACCTCTCTGCAACGTCTTTACCAAGGGGAGCGCCACCACAGCCAAGGGAACGCAATGACCGAAGATCGTACTTGTTCGTTAGATCTGATTTGACCAACGTTACAATCAACGGCGGAGATACAGGTATACCAGTAACCTTATACTTCTCCACCGCCTTTAACATAGCCTCAAGCTCAAATCTGCCTAGAAGCACCAATGTCTCTCCAAGAGAGATGGCTCGAACCATCATCATGAACCCAAACACGTGGAAGAGCGGAAGCGAGAACAGTCCAACACGATCGTAATCAACCGGATCTTGGAGAGCTCGTTGGTGAGACACGGCGGTCGAAGCGATTAGGTTACGGTGAGTAAGCATAACGCCTTTGACTCGTCCGGTTGTTCCAGACGAAAAAAGAATCGCTGCAGGATCCGATTGGTTGACCCGAACCTGAATCGGGTTAACGGACGACCGGTTTAACCAGGAGAGAAACTCAGGAGAGTCCATCAGAACGATTCCGAGAgggaacgaagaagaagaagagcgaagCTTCTCCACCGTCTCCGATGTCGCGAACGCAATCACTGGCTTGCTGACTTCGACTTGATGACTCACTTCCAACTCAGATCCAATCGAATTCGACGGTGACATCACGACACCGATCGACATTAACGCCAAGTAAAGCACCGGCACGTGCAACGAAGGCGGAGAGAGTATAAAAGCGACATCTCTAGAGGAAAGAGAAGGAAATCGTTCCCGGAGAGATACAGCGAGAGAACGAACTCCACGAAGAAGCTTTCCGTAAGTGAGGTTATCACCAGAGGTTGAGTTAACTAGGTAGCTTAAGGATTCAATGTTTTTTCCGGCGGTTGCTGGTGGTGAGGATTTAAGGAGGAGAGAAAGCACGAACTCGGTTGTGGAGAGAGGTTCATCTATAGGAGGTAGTGAAAGATAAGGACGAAGGCTGTGATATATCCCTGTCTGTTTATTATAGCCGGAGGAGCTCCGGTTAATCGGACGGCTGCCGTCGTTTTTTTCCGTCTGCATTTTTTGAATGCTGTTAGAGATAATCTTTTTTCGTCGGCGGTGAATGGCTCATTAGCGATATTTCAATTTCTGGTTATGATTGAAGTCACATAAACTCATGTATTACGTGGCTATAATTTCAACCAACCATATTTgactattaaagaaaaaaaatacaaaaaacgtTCATCAAAATAAGCCATTAAGTAATTTACACGTGTCTCGTTTAATCATTGTTCGCAAGAGtcacttttattaaaaaaaaagaatgaatgaatgaagttTTCAATTATGGACgctctacattttttttatttaaacatcatttataatatttagtaactatgatttttaataactatgattttgatataaatttatctAAGTATaactattaattatataattttgtttagctaGAAAATGATAACAAATCAAAACTGAAGGAgcactttgtaaataaaaaagtttgctCCAAATATAGATAAATGATTAGTGTTGCTCCAAATTTGAAGCACCATTAGAGAtaattttacaagaaatatAGAGTTTGAAGCAACATTTggctttaatttttgtttcaaaaaaaataattcaattataTTCTATCTTAatattctcttttaatttataacagtcctttacttttaaaactttcaaaCTTTTACTCACTTAGTTAATTctaaacaaatatcaaataaattatgatattattaaaaacaaaatttcattacaatacataaattaaagataGAGAAtgatacattttttatttaaacatcatttataatatttagtaattatggttttaataactatgattttaatataaatttatttaagtaTAATTATTAGAGATGAGTGCATAGTTATAATAGCTACAAATGCTCGAGATTTCCAAGAATTTATATGCAGGGTAAgtgtaatttgtttatttaataatgctttattttttttaattagtaaagagttttgttttttttttcagagactTAAAGCACATATGAAGTTTACTACTTTCGAAGAACTCTAGGACAACAAATGGAGAGTTCTACTGCCGAATAAAAGCATCAGAGAAATCTATGTGAAGATGGTTGtattgttttaatgtttttgtaataat from Camelina sativa cultivar DH55 chromosome 2, Cs, whole genome shotgun sequence includes the following:
- the LOC104741118 gene encoding 4-coumarate--CoA ligase-like 9: MQTEKNDGSRPINRSSSGYNKQTGIYHSLRPYLSLPPIDEPLSTTEFVLSLLLKSSPPATAGKNIESLSYLVNSTSGDNLTYGKLLRGVRSLAVSLRERFPSLSSRDVAFILSPPSLHVPVLYLALMSIGVVMSPSNSIGSELEVSHQVEVSKPVIAFATSETVEKLRSSSSSFPLGIVLMDSPEFLSWLNRSSVNPIQVRVNQSDPAAILFSSGTTGRVKGVMLTHRNLIASTAVSHQRALQDPVDYDRVGLFSLPLFHVFGFMMMVRAISLGETLVLLGRFELEAMLKAVEKYKVTGIPVSPPLIVTLVKSDLTNKYDLRSLRSLGCGGAPLGKDVAERFIQKFPDVEIVQGYGLTESTGPVASTFGPEETIKYGSVGRISENLEAKIVDPSTGEALPPGKNGELWIRGPIIMKGYVGNEKASAETVDEEGWLKTGDLCYFDSEGFLYIVDRLKELIKYKAYQVPPVELEQILHSNPDVVDAAVVPFPDEDAGEIPMAFIVRKPGSSLNEAQVVDFVAKQVAPYKKVRRVGFINAIPKNPAGKILRRELTKIAVEGNASKL